From Kineosporia succinea, the proteins below share one genomic window:
- a CDS encoding GH92 family glycosyl hydrolase, translating to MTLWSSGRRWLPAAVLALSLAPLAPATAQAQEISAFDAVNQFIGTELDQTQNKSNDAYGNTYPGASVPFGMVQPSPTTWGDGNTNVSQKGGYEYSASLIRGFGLTRYEGTGCTGRFGGYEFPTIPYAGDLTDGTLPKSPAAHVQDYYLPFRHDNETSQPGYYGVKLDNGVEAELTASSRTAVSRYDFPKSGSSSLILDVSGPNNRTFGSEVTIDPKTRTVSGWMYGADVCDNGNYYKAYFSTTYDHDFASYGTWTDDAMTAGSTHAIKSSEDVGVDYRHDTGAWLTFQQGAKVVAKTGLSYVSVENAARNRETEVGRDGFNDVRGDARKAWKEALGTIDIDGGTAEQRTKFYTALYHVLGNPNVREDVNRQYIGFDGKQYTVEKGHHFYRNINWAGSGWDGYRSQVQLIALTHPQVANDINRSILKMTEQKGTWAPGAARMQGDNYQVILATLDDMGATDYDRRAALDSMTATQVLPATKTTRSDGYQYFATGLIENAKGDFATSRVLEYSIDDFAIAQLASRLGDQDAYAFFSARSQNWMNVFDPQSQHVMPRSRSGFDRSFDLRVRDDPAGRGQFNQSTGYQYGWLVPHNLSTLIARRGGVSKATTSLDTLMAQLDAGAYTQTGNYLSNQPAFGTPWVYNWLQAPSKGTDVLYRAVEEMYDTTPTGLPGNDDQGALSAWYVFANLGFYPAIYGTGDLVVSAPMFDRIEIEPAGGSRDITIRASGVSRGLRYVNALTMNGSRRTQSWIPSSFVRSGGTLDFTMKATAGTWGTGAQDVPPSYTAGSDALNSIGTTPDGQGNLGSLDLSDWSLSRTSLAAAGVTPGAAVGGFTWPDAEPGEPDHWIPHGQKVAVSGSGSLSFLGLSTNGPATGTAVVTYTDGTTQDVPFSLSDWAANPAAGETTAITLNGRNNVNGTAGTGTFRVFASAPVPLDASRTVASVTLPESTDKGIMHIFDVAVN from the coding sequence ATGACTCTGTGGAGTTCTGGGCGTCGCTGGCTCCCCGCCGCCGTCCTCGCCCTCAGCCTGGCCCCCCTGGCCCCGGCAACCGCTCAGGCCCAGGAGATCTCGGCCTTCGACGCGGTGAACCAGTTCATCGGCACCGAGCTCGACCAGACCCAGAACAAGAGCAACGACGCCTACGGCAACACCTACCCCGGCGCGTCGGTGCCGTTCGGCATGGTCCAGCCCAGCCCCACCACCTGGGGCGACGGCAACACCAACGTCAGCCAGAAGGGCGGGTACGAGTACAGCGCCTCACTGATCCGCGGGTTCGGCCTGACCCGCTACGAGGGCACCGGCTGCACGGGCCGTTTCGGTGGCTACGAGTTCCCGACCATCCCGTACGCCGGTGACCTGACCGACGGGACGCTGCCGAAGAGCCCGGCCGCCCACGTGCAGGACTACTACCTGCCCTTCCGTCACGACAACGAGACCTCACAGCCCGGCTACTACGGCGTGAAGCTCGACAACGGCGTGGAGGCCGAGCTCACCGCTTCCTCCCGCACCGCCGTGAGCCGCTACGACTTCCCGAAGTCGGGCAGCTCGTCCCTCATTCTCGACGTCTCCGGCCCGAACAACCGCACCTTCGGCAGCGAGGTGACGATCGACCCGAAGACCCGCACGGTCTCGGGCTGGATGTACGGCGCCGACGTCTGCGACAACGGCAACTACTACAAGGCCTACTTCTCCACCACGTACGACCACGACTTCGCGTCGTACGGCACCTGGACCGACGACGCGATGACCGCCGGGTCCACGCACGCGATCAAGAGCAGTGAGGACGTGGGGGTCGACTACCGCCACGACACCGGCGCCTGGCTGACCTTCCAGCAGGGCGCCAAGGTCGTCGCCAAGACCGGTCTCAGTTACGTGAGCGTCGAGAACGCCGCACGCAATCGCGAGACCGAGGTCGGCAGAGACGGTTTCAACGACGTCCGCGGTGACGCCAGGAAGGCCTGGAAAGAGGCCCTCGGCACGATCGACATCGACGGTGGCACGGCCGAGCAGCGCACCAAGTTCTACACCGCGCTCTACCACGTGCTCGGCAACCCGAACGTGCGCGAGGACGTGAACCGCCAGTACATCGGCTTCGACGGCAAGCAGTACACCGTCGAGAAGGGCCACCACTTCTACCGCAACATCAACTGGGCGGGCTCCGGCTGGGACGGTTACCGCAGCCAGGTGCAGCTGATCGCGCTGACCCACCCGCAGGTGGCCAACGACATCAACCGCTCGATCCTGAAGATGACCGAGCAGAAGGGCACCTGGGCCCCGGGCGCCGCCCGCATGCAGGGCGACAACTACCAGGTCATCCTGGCCACCCTCGACGACATGGGGGCGACCGACTACGACCGCCGGGCCGCGCTCGACTCGATGACGGCGACCCAGGTGCTGCCGGCCACGAAGACCACCCGCAGCGACGGCTACCAGTACTTCGCCACCGGCCTGATCGAGAACGCCAAGGGCGACTTCGCGACCTCGCGGGTGCTGGAGTACTCGATCGACGACTTCGCCATCGCCCAGCTCGCCTCCCGCCTCGGTGACCAGGACGCGTACGCGTTCTTCTCGGCGCGCTCGCAGAACTGGATGAACGTCTTCGACCCGCAGAGCCAGCACGTGATGCCGCGCTCGCGCAGCGGTTTCGACCGCTCGTTCGACCTGCGGGTGCGTGACGACCCGGCCGGTCGCGGCCAGTTCAACCAGTCGACCGGCTACCAGTACGGCTGGCTGGTGCCGCACAACCTGTCGACGCTGATCGCCCGGCGCGGCGGGGTCTCGAAGGCCACGACCTCGCTGGACACGCTGATGGCCCAGCTCGACGCCGGTGCCTACACCCAGACCGGCAACTACCTGTCCAACCAGCCCGCCTTCGGCACGCCGTGGGTCTACAACTGGCTGCAGGCGCCGTCGAAGGGCACGGACGTGCTCTACCGGGCCGTCGAGGAAATGTACGACACCACGCCGACCGGTCTGCCGGGCAACGACGACCAGGGCGCGCTCAGCGCCTGGTACGTGTTCGCGAACCTCGGCTTCTACCCGGCGATCTACGGCACGGGCGACCTGGTCGTCAGCGCGCCGATGTTCGATCGCATCGAGATCGAGCCGGCCGGTGGATCGCGGGACATCACGATCAGGGCCTCCGGCGTCTCTCGCGGTCTCCGGTACGTGAATGCGCTGACGATGAACGGTTCCCGGCGTACTCAGTCGTGGATCCCGTCGTCGTTCGTGCGCTCCGGCGGCACGCTCGACTTCACCATGAAGGCCACGGCCGGCACCTGGGGCACGGGCGCCCAGGACGTACCGCCCTCGTACACGGCCGGTTCCGACGCCCTCAACAGCATCGGCACCACGCCCGACGGCCAGGGCAACCTGGGCTCCCTCGACCTGAGCGACTGGTCGCTGTCCCGGACCTCGCTCGCGGCCGCCGGCGTGACGCCGGGTGCGGCCGTGGGGGGCTTCACCTGGCCCGACGCCGAGCCGGGCGAGCCCGACCACTGGATCCCGCACGGCCAGAAGGTCGCGGTCTCCGGCTCCGGTTCGCTGTCGTTCCTGGGGCTGTCCACCAACGGCCCGGCCACCGGCACGGCGGTCGTGACCTACACCGACGGCACCACGCAGGACGTCCCCTTCTCGCTGAGCGACTGGGCGGCGAACCCGGCGGCGGGGGAGACGACGGCGATCACCCTGAACGGGCGGAACAACGTGAACGGCACGGCGGGTACCGGTACCTTCCGGGTGTTCGCATCGGCGCCGGTGCCTCTGGACGCGTCGAGGACGGTTGCCTCGGTGACGCTCCCGGAGAGCACGGACAAGGGGATCATGCACATCTTCGACGTTGCGGTGAACTGA
- a CDS encoding serine hydrolase domain-containing protein: protein MSEQTGTRSGRRAGAGAVLGIVALVVGVLVIRPTAPVPPPRPTASTGMSTVAHYELADGAPGYLARIDHGDRVELTAEGVADRETGRRLTVDDQFEIGSVTKTFMASLTLQLVDEGRVELDRPIEDYLPGVVPDGRDITVRMLLNHTSGIYNYTDDEVFRRSVFTDPERVWSEKEILELAFRYDPNFPPGTNWSYSNTGYIVIGRLLTSVTGETLSRLVRERITEPLGLKHTHLPDPGTVEAGDTYAQGYAFDGVSSYAEAAWSVVNGGGGADGGIISTAGDLAVFLPAVLQARLFSAQQLGEMRTTVEQRRGYLVTGGYGLGLMWFKSPCGKVWGHDGQTTGHRTTALATEDGGRTAVSALTAVPGPDAGDEDVERWYQLAQAAQDTAVCTMLDQPVPREVTDSLTGRTPSPPL from the coding sequence ATGAGCGAGCAGACCGGCACCCGCTCCGGCCGCCGGGCCGGGGCGGGTGCCGTCCTGGGGATCGTGGCACTGGTCGTGGGGGTTCTGGTGATCAGGCCCACCGCACCCGTCCCGCCGCCCCGGCCCACCGCGTCCACCGGCATGAGCACCGTCGCCCACTACGAGCTGGCCGACGGTGCTCCCGGCTACCTGGCGCGCATCGACCACGGCGACCGCGTCGAGCTCACCGCCGAGGGGGTCGCCGACCGGGAGACCGGGCGCCGGCTGACCGTCGACGACCAGTTCGAGATCGGCAGCGTCACCAAGACCTTCATGGCGTCGCTGACCCTGCAACTGGTGGACGAGGGGAGGGTCGAGCTGGACCGTCCGATCGAGGACTATCTGCCCGGGGTCGTGCCCGACGGTCGCGACATCACGGTGCGGATGCTGCTCAACCACACCAGCGGCATCTACAACTACACGGACGACGAGGTGTTCCGGCGGTCGGTGTTCACCGACCCGGAGCGGGTCTGGTCCGAGAAGGAGATCCTGGAGCTGGCTTTCAGGTACGACCCGAACTTCCCGCCCGGCACCAACTGGTCGTACTCGAACACCGGCTACATCGTCATCGGGCGGCTGCTCACCTCGGTCACCGGCGAGACCCTGTCCCGCCTGGTGCGTGAGCGCATCACCGAACCGCTGGGTCTGAAACACACCCACCTGCCCGATCCGGGCACCGTCGAAGCCGGGGACACGTACGCCCAGGGATACGCCTTCGACGGCGTGAGTTCCTACGCCGAGGCGGCCTGGTCGGTCGTCAACGGCGGGGGCGGGGCCGACGGCGGCATCATCTCCACGGCCGGCGACCTGGCCGTCTTCCTCCCCGCCGTGCTCCAGGCCCGGCTCTTCTCGGCGCAGCAGCTCGGCGAGATGAGGACGACCGTCGAGCAGCGGCGGGGCTACCTGGTCACCGGTGGGTACGGGCTCGGGCTGATGTGGTTCAAGAGCCCGTGCGGCAAGGTCTGGGGCCACGACGGTCAGACCACCGGGCACCGCACCACCGCCCTGGCCACCGAAGACGGCGGGCGCACGGCGGTCAGCGCCCTCACCGCCGTTCCCGGGCCGGACGCCGGTGACGAAGACGTCGAGCGCTGGTACCAGCTCGCGCAGGCGGCTCAGGACACCGCCGTCTGCACGATGCTCGACCAGCCGGTCCCGCGCGAGGTCACCGACTCCCTGACCGGCAGGACGCCCTCCCCACCGCTGTGA
- a CDS encoding glycoside hydrolase 5 family protein, translated as MTSVHTPPRFGVNYVPSGDWFYSWLSPRWDAIRRDLDAIAALGLDHVRILPLWPVLQPNRTWIRPEALADVRRVAELAGAAGLGFSVDAVQGHLSSFDFVPSWLTSWHRRNLFTDPSVVDAQAELVASLHGAVGDLPGYLGLTLGNEVNQFSSRPHPSPMPATPAEAGAWITRLMDAVPDGPRVHAAYDALWYQDSHPFEPEHASRYGDLTAVHSWIFNGTAQHYGAMSGPSVRHAEYLMELSRAFALDRSRPVWLQEIGAPLNVLTPDQAPAFCRESVLAAASCDALWGVTWWCSHDVPRHLADFPELEHTLGLFDADGVVKPIGKAFAAVAREVRASPPPPTRTVAVEIAQPLRRSTLAPGGSVFTAWMEAADRGERPALTLAGSGDVFDTVLPASAQGVPGVYSAVSDSEMFDG; from the coding sequence ATGACATCTGTGCACACACCCCCTCGGTTCGGCGTCAACTACGTGCCCTCCGGCGACTGGTTCTACTCCTGGCTGTCGCCGCGGTGGGACGCGATCCGCCGGGACCTCGACGCGATCGCCGCCCTCGGCCTCGACCACGTGCGGATCCTGCCGCTGTGGCCGGTGCTCCAGCCGAACCGCACGTGGATCCGCCCCGAGGCCCTGGCCGACGTGCGCCGGGTCGCGGAGCTGGCCGGGGCCGCCGGGCTGGGGTTCAGTGTGGACGCGGTGCAGGGCCACCTCTCGAGTTTCGACTTCGTGCCGTCGTGGCTGACGAGCTGGCACCGGCGCAACCTGTTCACCGATCCTTCGGTCGTCGACGCCCAGGCCGAGCTGGTGGCCTCGCTGCACGGGGCGGTCGGCGACCTGCCCGGCTACCTGGGGCTGACGCTGGGCAACGAGGTGAACCAGTTCTCGTCGCGGCCGCACCCGTCGCCGATGCCGGCCACGCCGGCCGAGGCGGGGGCCTGGATCACGAGACTGATGGACGCGGTGCCCGACGGCCCGAGGGTGCACGCGGCCTACGACGCGTTGTGGTACCAGGACTCTCACCCGTTCGAGCCGGAGCACGCCAGCCGCTACGGCGACCTCACGGCCGTCCACTCCTGGATCTTCAACGGCACCGCGCAGCACTACGGGGCGATGTCCGGGCCGAGCGTGCGGCACGCCGAGTACCTGATGGAGCTGTCACGGGCCTTCGCCCTCGATCGTTCGCGGCCGGTCTGGTTGCAGGAGATCGGGGCCCCGCTGAATGTGCTCACCCCGGACCAGGCCCCGGCCTTCTGCCGGGAGTCGGTGCTGGCGGCGGCCTCGTGCGACGCGTTGTGGGGCGTGACCTGGTGGTGCTCGCACGACGTGCCCCGTCACCTGGCCGACTTCCCCGAGCTCGAGCACACCCTGGGGCTCTTCGACGCCGACGGGGTGGTCAAGCCGATCGGCAAGGCCTTCGCGGCCGTGGCCCGGGAGGTGCGGGCCTCCCCGCCCCCGCCCACGCGCACGGTGGCCGTCGAGATCGCCCAGCCCCTGCGGCGTTCCACGCTGGCGCCGGGTGGTTCGGTGTTCACGGCCTGGATGGAGGCGGCGGACCGTGGCGAGCGCCCGGCCCTGACGCTGGCCGGTTCGGGGGACGTGTTCGACACGGTGCTGCCGGCCTCCGCCCAGGGCGTGCCGGGGGTCTACAGCGCGGTCAGTGACAGTGAGATGTTCGACGGGTGA
- a CDS encoding carbohydrate ABC transporter permease, giving the protein MTRSSVVVRHLILLGFFLLLAGPLLWQLSLSLKGAGDDLYAQPPHLVPADPTLGNYGDVLDRVPVLRYVLNSALVAVMVVGGNVVGATLAGYALARLRFRLRGLVTGLFVVALLVPIESIIIAQFLLVRSSGLADTLLGVALPTSVAALNVLLMRNAFQAIPPELEEAAKVDGAGVWRRFWYICAPQVRGVMTVVAIFSFVGAWNDFLWPLIVLSSEENYTLTLGLNRLRGTFFSDPRLIAAGTIIALAPIVAVFALLQRYFFRGLQAGGIKG; this is encoded by the coding sequence ATGACCCGCTCGTCCGTCGTCGTCCGCCATCTGATTCTGCTGGGGTTCTTCCTGCTCCTGGCCGGACCGCTCCTCTGGCAGCTGTCCCTGTCGCTGAAGGGTGCCGGCGACGATCTGTACGCCCAGCCGCCGCACCTGGTTCCGGCTGACCCGACGCTGGGCAACTACGGAGACGTGCTCGACCGGGTGCCGGTGCTGCGCTACGTGCTGAACTCCGCCCTGGTCGCCGTGATGGTGGTCGGCGGCAACGTGGTCGGGGCCACGCTCGCCGGGTACGCACTGGCCCGCCTGAGGTTTCGCCTGCGCGGTCTGGTCACCGGGCTCTTCGTGGTGGCCCTGCTGGTGCCGATCGAGTCGATCATCATCGCCCAGTTCCTGCTGGTGCGCTCGAGCGGCCTGGCCGACACGCTGCTCGGCGTCGCCCTGCCCACGAGCGTCGCCGCCCTGAACGTCCTGCTGATGCGTAACGCCTTTCAGGCCATCCCGCCCGAGCTCGAGGAGGCCGCGAAGGTCGACGGGGCCGGCGTGTGGCGGCGGTTCTGGTACATCTGCGCACCCCAGGTGCGCGGTGTGATGACCGTCGTGGCGATCTTCTCGTTCGTCGGGGCCTGGAACGACTTCCTGTGGCCCCTGATCGTGCTCTCCTCCGAGGAGAACTACACCCTCACCCTGGGTCTCAACCGGTTGCGGGGCACGTTCTTCTCCGACCCACGGCTGATCGCGGCCGGCACCATCATCGCGCTGGCGCCGATCGTCGCCGTGTTCGCCCTTCTCCAGCGCTACTTCTTCCGCGGTCTGCAGGCCGGCGGCATCAAGGGATGA
- a CDS encoding carbohydrate ABC transporter permease, translating to MSLALTPRPLTGRGAGAGRTHDRWWAPWLFLAPALAIVITFILFPFVNTLALSVTDATLLRQGHFIGLDNFTRLAADERFRIAMTNSLLYVVCVVPVMVVAPLVLAALVNGSTRILGFFRTAYYLPVIMSSVVVGLIWTNLLDQRGLVNELLRWLNLVDEPIGFLSDRWLTLFSAMLVTIWSGLGYYMVIYLAAMANIDQDLYDAASMDGAGPIRRFLHVTAPGVRSTSALIGLFSSVAAFRVFGEVYVLTGGTGGLGGQNVTVTMLIQQEGTGLQAETGYAGAISVVMFVVLGLLLAGQLWYQNRGARS from the coding sequence GTGAGCCTGGCCCTGACGCCGCGCCCCCTGACGGGGCGCGGCGCTGGTGCCGGTCGCACCCATGACCGCTGGTGGGCTCCCTGGTTGTTCCTGGCCCCCGCGCTGGCGATCGTGATCACGTTCATCCTGTTCCCGTTCGTCAACACGCTGGCGCTCTCGGTCACCGACGCGACCCTGCTCAGACAGGGGCATTTCATCGGCCTGGACAACTTCACCCGGCTCGCCGCGGACGAGCGGTTCCGGATCGCGATGACCAACTCGCTGCTCTACGTGGTCTGCGTGGTGCCGGTCATGGTCGTGGCGCCGCTCGTTCTGGCGGCACTGGTCAACGGAAGCACCCGGATCCTGGGCTTTTTCCGCACCGCCTATTACCTGCCGGTGATCATGTCGTCGGTCGTCGTCGGCCTGATCTGGACCAACCTGCTCGACCAGCGCGGCCTGGTGAACGAGCTGCTGCGCTGGCTGAACCTGGTCGACGAGCCGATCGGGTTCCTCAGCGACCGCTGGCTCACGCTGTTCAGCGCCATGCTGGTGACGATCTGGAGCGGGCTCGGCTATTACATGGTCATCTATCTGGCCGCGATGGCGAACATCGACCAGGACCTCTACGACGCCGCGTCCATGGACGGCGCCGGGCCGATCCGCCGCTTCCTGCACGTGACCGCGCCGGGGGTGCGCTCGACATCCGCTCTCATCGGCCTGTTCTCGTCGGTCGCCGCCTTCCGGGTGTTCGGCGAGGTGTACGTGCTCACCGGCGGCACCGGAGGACTTGGCGGGCAGAACGTCACGGTGACCATGTTGATCCAGCAGGAGGGCACCGGGCTGCAGGCCGAAACCGGTTACGCGGGAGCGATCAGCGTGGTGATGTTCGTCGTCCTCGGGCTCCTGCTCGCCGGCCAGCTCTGGTACCAGAACCGGGGTGCGCGCTCATGA
- a CDS encoding ABC transporter substrate-binding protein, protein MPSRKRTTLALPAVLALSISACGVAGGSSDDTDARSTVSGEVTGEISFQTWNLKGGYEEYFTGLVDAFEAAHPGTTVKWIDQPAEGYQDKLSADAAAGSLPDVVDVGPEAAFTLAGAGMLLDLSKTDAAAQSDYLPKAWDANHFPSLGGTYAYPWYLNTGPSFFNTAVLEKCGVTGDLPTTYDALFTAGLRMATECKADASMVGRLPAIENFGSYGVPLMDSGGTTFTFNDAKGVELVNHYKELFTAGGLTEATLNELQTGEVDAFKAGQVGWLPGSSYTLKDLKETAPKVAKTVEISPQITNDKPNMYIESLAVNAKSENTATAVAFAKFATDKENQLAFSQKAAIFPSATGALDDEYFTQDDGTDETALRLESAKAVSEAIVYWPAAFSSKSVDHLREQIALAVLGKKDVQEALDEAVEYANGNLNQ, encoded by the coding sequence ATGCCGTCCCGTAAGCGCACCACCCTCGCCCTGCCCGCCGTACTCGCCCTCTCGATCAGCGCCTGCGGGGTCGCGGGCGGATCGTCCGACGACACCGACGCCCGGTCCACCGTCAGCGGTGAGGTCACGGGCGAGATCAGCTTTCAGACCTGGAACTTGAAAGGCGGCTACGAGGAGTACTTCACCGGCCTCGTCGACGCCTTCGAGGCCGCCCACCCCGGCACCACGGTGAAGTGGATCGACCAGCCGGCCGAGGGCTACCAGGACAAGCTCTCCGCCGACGCCGCGGCCGGGTCCCTGCCCGACGTGGTCGACGTCGGCCCCGAGGCCGCGTTCACGCTGGCCGGCGCGGGGATGCTGCTCGACCTGTCGAAGACCGACGCGGCCGCGCAGAGCGACTACCTGCCGAAGGCCTGGGACGCCAACCACTTCCCGTCCCTGGGGGGAACCTACGCCTACCCGTGGTACCTCAACACCGGGCCTTCGTTCTTCAACACCGCGGTGCTCGAGAAGTGCGGTGTGACGGGCGATCTGCCCACCACCTACGACGCGCTCTTCACCGCCGGGCTGAGGATGGCCACGGAGTGCAAGGCTGACGCGTCGATGGTCGGGCGACTGCCGGCGATCGAGAACTTCGGTTCCTACGGCGTCCCCCTGATGGACTCCGGCGGCACCACGTTCACCTTCAACGACGCCAAGGGCGTGGAGCTGGTGAACCACTACAAGGAACTCTTCACGGCGGGCGGCCTGACCGAGGCGACCCTGAACGAGCTGCAGACCGGTGAGGTCGACGCGTTCAAGGCCGGGCAGGTCGGCTGGCTCCCCGGAAGCTCCTACACGCTCAAGGATCTGAAGGAAACCGCTCCGAAGGTGGCGAAGACGGTGGAGATCTCGCCGCAGATCACCAACGACAAGCCCAACATGTACATCGAGTCGCTGGCCGTGAACGCGAAGTCGGAGAACACGGCCACGGCCGTCGCCTTCGCGAAGTTCGCCACCGACAAGGAGAACCAGCTCGCGTTCAGCCAGAAGGCCGCCATCTTCCCCTCGGCCACGGGCGCTCTCGACGACGAGTACTTCACCCAGGACGACGGCACCGACGAGACGGCACTACGGCTGGAGTCGGCCAAGGCCGTGTCCGAGGCGATCGTTTACTGGCCGGCCGCTTTCAGCTCCAAGAGCGTCGACCACCTGCGCGAGCAGATCGCGCTGGCGGTGCTGGGCAAGAAGGACGTGCAGGAGGCTCTCGACGAGGCCGTGGAGTACGCCAACGGGAACCTGAACCAGTGA